A region from the Serinibacter arcticus genome encodes:
- the dnaN gene encoding DNA polymerase III subunit beta yields MKFTVERDVLAEAVTWTARSLPSRPSIPVLAGVRLEASTAGTLALSSFDYEVSAVSEITADVSEAGTVLVSGRLLAEISRSLPSKPVEIVVEGTRAVVTCGSSRFTLLTMPLEDYPALPTLPPASGTIDAHAFAEAVSQVTIAASRDETLPLLTGVRLEIEGDTLTLLATDRYRLAMREVAWNPSTPGLSATALVRARTLSEVAKSLTSAGSLSISLPGGAGSEIVGFEAGGRRTTSLLVDGDYPPVRRLFPEATTSHAVVATQSLVEAARRVALVAERNTPIRLEFSEGQVVLEAGQGEDAQASEAIESSFDGETITTAYNPGYLLDALGAVGKEFTRISFTHGTKPSVITGQTAIDSTEDSGFRYLIQPIRFAG; encoded by the coding sequence GTGAAGTTCACCGTCGAGCGTGACGTGCTGGCCGAGGCCGTCACGTGGACAGCGCGCTCCCTGCCGTCCCGTCCGAGCATCCCCGTCCTGGCCGGTGTGCGCCTCGAGGCCTCCACCGCCGGAACCCTGGCGCTGTCGAGCTTCGACTACGAGGTCTCCGCGGTCTCCGAGATCACGGCCGACGTCTCCGAGGCGGGCACGGTCCTGGTCTCCGGGCGTCTGCTCGCCGAGATCTCCCGCTCCCTGCCGTCCAAGCCGGTCGAGATCGTGGTCGAGGGCACGCGCGCCGTCGTCACCTGCGGGTCCAGCCGCTTCACGCTGCTGACGATGCCGCTCGAGGACTACCCCGCGCTGCCGACCCTCCCGCCGGCGTCGGGCACGATCGACGCCCACGCCTTTGCCGAGGCCGTCTCCCAGGTCACGATCGCCGCGAGCCGCGACGAGACGCTGCCGCTGCTCACCGGCGTCCGGCTGGAGATCGAGGGCGACACGCTCACGCTGCTCGCCACCGACCGGTACCGCCTCGCCATGCGCGAGGTCGCCTGGAACCCCTCGACCCCGGGCCTCTCGGCCACGGCGCTCGTCCGGGCCCGCACGCTGTCCGAGGTCGCGAAGTCGCTCACCAGCGCCGGTTCGCTGAGCATCTCCCTCCCGGGCGGTGCGGGCAGCGAGATCGTCGGCTTCGAGGCCGGCGGCCGTCGCACGACGTCGCTGCTCGTCGACGGCGACTACCCGCCCGTCCGTCGCCTGTTCCCCGAGGCCACCACCTCGCACGCCGTCGTCGCGACGCAGAGCCTCGTCGAGGCCGCCCGCCGCGTGGCGCTCGTGGCCGAGCGCAACACCCCGATCCGCCTGGAGTTCTCCGAGGGTCAGGTCGTCCTCGAGGCCGGCCAGGGCGAGGACGCGCAGGCGTCCGAGGCCATCGAGTCGAGCTTCGACGGTGAGACGATCACCACCGCCTACAACCCGGGCTACCTTCTGGACGCGCTCGGCGCCGTCGGCAAGGAGTTCACGCGGATCTCGTTCACGCACGGCACCAAGCCGTCGGTGATCACGGGCCAGACCGCGATCGACTCGACCGAGGACTCGGGCTTCCGGTACCTGATCCAGCCCATCCGCTTCGCGGGCTGA
- the gyrB gene encoding DNA topoisomerase (ATP-hydrolyzing) subunit B, with the protein MTQPQQPAETAAPQTGYDAQNITVLEGLEAVRKRPGMYIGSTGERGLHHLVYEIVDNSVDEALAGYCDHIEVTLLADGGVRVVDNGRGIPVAIHPTEGKPTLEVVMTILHAGGKFGGGGYAVSGGLHGVGMSVVNALSHRMDSVVKRDGYTWSLSFSDGGKPIDEIKRGEPTSETGTQQTFWADPTIFETTTYDFETLRSRFQQMAFLNKGLQISLTDERANAVDVDDEVADSGTDNTADKAGDVDTTHHRTVTYRYDGGLVDYVRHLNKAKKADLVHEEIIDFEAEDTVRTISLEIAMQWTTAYTDSVHTYANTINTSEGGTHEEGFRAALTTLVNRYAREKNILKEKEENLTGEDIREGLTCVISIKLGEPQFEGQTKTKLGNTEARTFTQKVVFEQLGDWFDSHPAEAKEIIRKSIQASAARMAARKAREATRRKGLLEGVGMPGKLRDCSSRDASISEVFIVEGDSAGGSAVQGRNPETQAIMPIRGKILNVEKARLDRALGNQEIQGLISAFGTGIGEDFNIEKLRYHKIVLMADADVDGQHIATLLLTLLFRYMRGLLEHGHVYLAAPPLYKLKWTNAPHGYAYSDRERDALLKVGRDAGHRLPKEGGIQRYKGLGEMNYNELWETTMDPESRILKQVTIGEAAMADEIFSILMGEDVESRRSFIQRNARDVRFLDI; encoded by the coding sequence TTGACACAGCCGCAGCAGCCCGCCGAGACCGCCGCGCCCCAGACCGGGTACGACGCCCAGAACATCACCGTTCTGGAGGGTCTCGAGGCCGTCCGCAAGCGCCCCGGCATGTACATCGGCTCCACCGGTGAGCGCGGTCTGCACCACCTGGTCTACGAGATCGTCGACAACTCCGTCGACGAGGCGCTCGCCGGCTACTGCGACCACATCGAGGTGACGCTGCTGGCCGACGGCGGGGTCCGCGTCGTCGACAACGGCCGCGGCATCCCCGTGGCGATCCACCCGACCGAGGGCAAGCCCACGCTCGAGGTCGTCATGACGATCCTGCATGCCGGCGGCAAGTTCGGGGGTGGCGGCTACGCCGTCTCCGGCGGCCTGCACGGCGTCGGCATGTCCGTGGTGAACGCGCTGTCCCACCGCATGGACTCGGTCGTCAAGCGCGACGGGTACACGTGGTCGCTGAGCTTCTCCGACGGCGGCAAGCCGATCGACGAGATCAAGCGCGGCGAGCCCACGAGCGAGACGGGGACCCAGCAGACGTTCTGGGCCGACCCGACGATCTTCGAGACCACGACCTACGACTTCGAGACGCTGCGCTCGCGGTTCCAACAGATGGCGTTCCTCAACAAGGGTCTTCAGATCTCACTGACGGACGAGCGCGCGAACGCGGTCGACGTCGACGACGAGGTGGCGGACTCCGGGACCGACAACACGGCCGACAAGGCCGGCGACGTCGACACGACCCACCACCGCACGGTCACCTACCGCTACGACGGCGGCCTGGTGGACTATGTGCGCCACCTGAACAAGGCCAAGAAGGCCGACCTCGTGCACGAGGAGATCATCGATTTCGAGGCGGAGGACACCGTCCGCACGATCTCGCTCGAGATCGCGATGCAGTGGACGACGGCGTACACGGACTCCGTCCACACCTACGCCAACACGATCAACACCTCCGAGGGCGGCACCCACGAGGAGGGCTTCCGCGCCGCGCTGACCACGCTGGTCAACCGCTACGCGCGCGAGAAGAACATCCTCAAGGAGAAGGAGGAGAACCTCACGGGCGAGGACATCCGCGAGGGCCTCACCTGCGTCATCTCCATCAAGCTCGGCGAGCCCCAGTTCGAGGGCCAGACGAAGACGAAGCTGGGCAACACCGAGGCGCGCACGTTCACGCAGAAGGTCGTGTTCGAGCAGCTGGGCGACTGGTTCGACTCCCACCCGGCCGAGGCCAAGGAGATCATCCGGAAGTCCATCCAGGCCTCCGCGGCCCGGATGGCCGCCCGCAAGGCGCGCGAGGCGACCCGACGCAAGGGCCTGCTCGAGGGCGTCGGCATGCCCGGCAAGCTCCGCGACTGCTCCAGCCGCGACGCCTCGATCTCCGAGGTGTTCATCGTCGAGGGTGACTCCGCCGGCGGCTCCGCCGTCCAGGGCCGCAACCCCGAGACGCAGGCGATCATGCCGATCCGCGGCAAGATCCTGAACGTCGAGAAGGCCCGGCTCGACCGCGCGCTCGGCAACCAGGAGATCCAGGGCCTCATCTCGGCGTTCGGCACCGGCATCGGTGAGGACTTCAACATCGAGAAGCTCCGGTACCACAAGATCGTGCTGATGGCCGATGCCGACGTCGACGGCCAGCACATCGCGACGCTGCTGCTCACGCTGCTCTTCCGCTACATGCGCGGGCTGCTGGAGCACGGCCACGTCTACCTGGCCGCGCCGCCGCTCTACAAGCTGAAGTGGACCAACGCCCCGCACGGCTACGCCTACTCCGACCGCGAGCGCGACGCGCTGCTCAAGGTCGGCCGCGACGCCGGTCACCGCCTCCCCAAGGAGGGCGGGATCCAGCGCTACAAGGGTCTGGGCGAGATGAACTACAACGAACTGTGGGAGACCACGATGGACCCGGAGTCACGGATCCTCAAGCAGGTCACGATCGGCGAGGCCGCCATGGCCGACGAGATCTTCTCCATCCTCATGGGCGAGGACGTTGAGTCGCGCCGCTCCTTCATCCAGCGCAACGCGCGGGACGTGAGATTCCTCGACATCTGA
- the yidD gene encoding membrane protein insertion efficiency factor YidD, with translation MSARGEDPAGVGSSESGSVPAPPAEGTDDRSPSFVSRVLVAAVRGYQLAISPLLGPRCRFYPSCSAYAVMSLRERGAGVGTVLAVYRVLRCNPWARGGVDFPPRRGERWPGWDGVVERDATAPPSHSH, from the coding sequence GTGAGTGCGCGCGGGGAGGATCCCGCCGGCGTCGGCTCGTCGGAGTCGGGTTCCGTGCCGGCTCCGCCGGCCGAAGGAACCGACGACCGCTCGCCGTCGTTCGTCTCTCGGGTGCTCGTTGCGGCGGTGCGCGGCTACCAGCTCGCGATCTCGCCGCTGCTCGGGCCCCGGTGCCGGTTCTACCCGAGCTGTTCGGCGTACGCGGTGATGTCGCTCCGCGAGCGCGGGGCCGGTGTCGGGACGGTGCTCGCGGTGTACCGCGTGCTGCGGTGCAACCCGTGGGCGCGCGGTGGCGTCGACTTCCCGCCCCGGCGCGGGGAGCGGTGGCCCGGGTGGGACGGCGTCGTCGAACGTGACGCGACCGCACCACCGTCCCACTCGCACTGA
- a CDS encoding DUF721 domain-containing protein, translating to MSADEPRPAAGRTPAIAPPSPPVPTPATDAAAAALGRAREAARSKGLHPGSPRPRRRGIIPGTGPGFPEQRSRDPQMMGDQLSRLMAEHGWNAPVSVGSVMGRWREIVGDVADHATPETFTDGKLVVRADSTAWATQLGLLVPQLQRRMDEEIGEGVIAEIVVLGPGAPSWIRGPRVVPGRGPRDTYG from the coding sequence GTGTCCGCTGACGAGCCCCGCCCGGCCGCCGGCCGGACGCCCGCCATCGCTCCGCCGTCGCCACCCGTCCCCACCCCCGCCACCGATGCGGCCGCCGCGGCCCTCGGCCGCGCCCGCGAGGCCGCCCGCTCCAAGGGGCTCCACCCCGGGAGCCCGCGTCCCCGCCGTCGCGGGATCATCCCGGGCACCGGTCCCGGCTTCCCCGAGCAGCGCAGCCGCGATCCGCAGATGATGGGCGACCAGCTGAGCCGGCTGATGGCCGAGCACGGCTGGAACGCGCCGGTCTCGGTCGGGTCGGTGATGGGGCGGTGGCGCGAGATCGTCGGCGACGTCGCCGACCACGCGACGCCCGAGACGTTCACCGACGGCAAGCTCGTCGTCCGCGCCGACTCCACGGCCTGGGCGACCCAGCTCGGGCTGCTCGTGCCGCAGCTGCAGCGCCGCATGGACGAGGAGATCGGCGAGGGCGTGATCGCCGAGATCGTCGTCCTCGGTCCGGGGGCGCCCTCCTGGATCCGGGGTCCGCGCGTCGTCCCGGGACGGGGTCCGCGCGACACCTACGGCTGA
- the rpmH gene encoding 50S ribosomal protein L34 yields the protein MTKRTFQPNNRRRAKVHGFRLRMRTRAGRAILAARRRKGRTELSA from the coding sequence GTGACCAAGCGGACTTTTCAGCCGAACAACCGGCGTCGTGCCAAGGTGCACGGCTTCCGTCTCCGGATGCGTACCCGCGCCGGCCGCGCGATCCTCGCGGCGCGCCGTCGCAAGGGCCGCACGGAGCTCTCTGCCTGA
- the yidC gene encoding membrane protein insertase YidC, which translates to MDWFDTILTPIMWVVAWIMVNAHSVFVSLGMDASGWSWILSIVVLVIIIRILLIPLFVRQIRASRGMQIVQPEIQKLQKKYKGKTDPASRQAMQQEMMAIYRGAGTNPFASCLPILAQSPIFFALFRVLYQLPQIANETRGPIGPMTAALANEAENSTLFGAPLSSTFLMQGATAQVRVVTVILILAMCATQFLTQRQLTMKNMPASALDNPMARQQKMLMYIFPLIFAVTGVNFPIGVLIYWTTTNLWSMGQQFYVIRRNPAPGSEAETAMLERKARKAARRGTTLEDEAHAEGGVDVITDAPVRGQRQQPVGKDRAKRKGLRPSETAGPSPLEDEVVEDAPVAEPVEDAVLEDKPSATLSNPRKRKKK; encoded by the coding sequence ATGGACTGGTTCGACACGATCCTCACCCCCATCATGTGGGTGGTCGCCTGGATCATGGTGAACGCGCACAGCGTGTTCGTCTCGCTCGGTATGGACGCCTCCGGGTGGTCCTGGATCCTGTCGATCGTCGTGCTGGTGATCATCATCCGCATCCTGCTGATCCCGCTGTTCGTGCGGCAGATCCGTGCCTCCCGAGGCATGCAGATCGTTCAGCCGGAGATCCAGAAGCTGCAGAAGAAGTACAAGGGGAAGACCGACCCCGCCTCCCGCCAGGCCATGCAGCAGGAGATGATGGCGATCTACCGGGGCGCGGGCACCAACCCGTTCGCCTCCTGCCTGCCGATCCTGGCGCAGTCGCCGATCTTCTTCGCGCTGTTCCGCGTGCTGTACCAGCTGCCGCAGATCGCCAACGAGACCCGGGGCCCCATCGGCCCGATGACGGCCGCTCTCGCCAACGAGGCCGAGAACTCCACGCTCTTCGGTGCGCCGCTCTCCTCGACCTTCCTCATGCAGGGGGCGACGGCGCAGGTCCGCGTCGTCACGGTCATCCTCATCCTCGCGATGTGCGCCACGCAGTTCCTCACGCAGCGTCAGCTGACGATGAAGAACATGCCGGCGTCCGCGCTCGACAACCCGATGGCCCGTCAGCAGAAGATGCTGATGTACATCTTCCCGCTGATCTTCGCCGTCACGGGCGTGAACTTCCCGATCGGTGTGCTCATCTACTGGACCACCACCAACCTGTGGTCCATGGGGCAGCAGTTCTACGTCATCCGCCGCAACCCGGCGCCCGGGTCCGAGGCCGAGACGGCCATGCTCGAGCGGAAGGCGCGCAAGGCTGCGCGTCGAGGCACGACGCTCGAGGACGAGGCTCACGCCGAGGGTGGCGTCGACGTCATCACCGACGCCCCCGTCCGCGGCCAGCGGCAGCAGCCCGTGGGCAAGGACCGCGCCAAGCGCAAGGGTCTTCGCCCTTCGGAGACGGCCGGTCCGTCCCCGCTCGAGGACGAGGTCGTCGAGGATGCTCCGGTCGCCGAGCCCGTGGAGGACGCGGTGCTCGAGGACAAGCCGTCGGCGACGCTCTCGAATCCGCGCAAGCGGAAGAAGAAGTAG
- the recF gene encoding DNA replication/repair protein RecF (All proteins in this family for which functions are known are DNA-binding proteins that assist the filamentation of RecA onto DNA for the initiation of recombination or recombinational repair.) — MHVSDLALTDFRSYPEVVLAIPAGITAFVGPNGQGKTNLVESIGYLGAFSSHRVSSDAPLVRQGCERAVIRARVQRGERPSVVEIELNAGRANKARVDRAPVPRIRDAAGIVRSVIFAPEDLALVKGDPDVRRRFLDDLLVQLTPRLASVRSDYDRVLRQRTTLLKSAGAVRGGRRAVAAAAEDEATSGGGARSAALRTLDVWDAQLAAAGSQLIAARVDLVRRLRPHLASAYEQVSSAQGELAVTYRASVTQARPDDAPDATLPGEAPASTLELEEELLSPDLVEARLLEAMSRLRPKELERGVSLVGPHRDDADLVLGGLPVKGYASHGESWSVSLALRLASFELLRGDDWGGGDPVLILDDVFAELDSRRRQRLAALVAPAEQVLLTAAVAEEVPAELDGARFDVMAGEVTRVR, encoded by the coding sequence GTGCACGTCTCCGACCTCGCGCTGACGGACTTCCGGTCCTACCCGGAGGTGGTGCTCGCGATCCCTGCGGGCATCACCGCGTTCGTCGGCCCGAACGGCCAGGGCAAGACGAACCTGGTGGAGTCGATCGGCTACCTCGGGGCGTTCTCGAGCCACCGCGTCTCCTCCGACGCCCCGCTGGTGCGTCAGGGCTGCGAGCGGGCGGTCATCCGGGCACGGGTGCAGCGCGGTGAGCGGCCGAGCGTCGTGGAGATCGAGCTCAACGCCGGTCGGGCGAACAAGGCGCGCGTCGATCGCGCCCCCGTTCCCCGGATCCGCGACGCAGCCGGCATCGTCCGGTCGGTGATCTTCGCGCCCGAGGACCTCGCACTGGTCAAGGGCGATCCCGACGTGCGACGGCGGTTCCTCGACGACCTGCTGGTCCAGCTCACGCCGCGCCTGGCCTCCGTCCGCTCCGACTACGACCGGGTGCTGCGTCAGCGCACCACCCTGCTGAAGTCCGCCGGTGCCGTGCGCGGCGGGCGTCGCGCCGTCGCCGCGGCCGCCGAGGACGAGGCCACCTCGGGGGGTGGTGCCCGTTCCGCCGCGCTGCGCACGCTCGACGTGTGGGACGCGCAGCTCGCGGCGGCCGGGTCGCAGCTGATCGCGGCCCGCGTCGACCTCGTTCGTCGGCTCCGTCCGCACCTCGCCTCCGCCTACGAGCAGGTGTCCTCCGCGCAGGGCGAGCTCGCCGTCACCTACCGGGCGAGCGTGACCCAGGCCCGTCCCGACGACGCCCCGGACGCGACCCTGCCCGGCGAGGCTCCGGCGTCCACGCTGGAGCTGGAGGAGGAGCTGCTCAGCCCCGACCTCGTCGAGGCGCGTCTCCTGGAGGCGATGTCCCGGCTGCGTCCCAAGGAGCTCGAGCGCGGTGTCTCCCTCGTGGGACCGCACCGCGACGACGCCGACCTCGTCCTCGGCGGACTCCCCGTGAAGGGCTACGCCTCGCACGGCGAGTCGTGGTCGGTGTCGCTCGCGCTGCGCCTGGCGAGCTTCGAGCTGCTGCGCGGCGACGACTGGGGCGGCGGCGACCCGGTGCTCATCCTCGACGACGTGTTCGCCGAGCTCGACTCCCGCCGTCGTCAGCGCCTCGCCGCCCTGGTGGCGCCGGCCGAGCAGGTGCTGCTCACCGCGGCCGTCGCCGAGGAAGTGCCGGCCGAGCTGGACGGGGCGCGCTTCGACGTCATGGCCGGTGAGGTCACCCGTGTCCGCTGA
- the rnpA gene encoding ribonuclease P protein component has protein sequence MLSAAHRMREGSDFSVTMRRGVRSGNSTLVVHLLRPDDPPVPSALVGFVVSKAVGTAVVRNRVKRRLRHLVADRLDRLEPGSRLVVRALPPSATAEGDLLATELDSAWQRAQRRTAARA, from the coding sequence GTGCTGAGCGCGGCGCACCGGATGCGTGAAGGAAGCGACTTCTCCGTCACGATGCGCCGTGGTGTCCGAAGTGGGAACTCCACCCTCGTCGTGCACCTGCTCCGGCCCGACGACCCACCAGTGCCCAGCGCCCTGGTGGGTTTCGTCGTATCGAAAGCCGTGGGCACCGCCGTCGTCCGTAACCGCGTGAAGCGCCGGCTGCGGCACCTCGTCGCCGACCGGCTCGACCGGCTCGAGCCCGGGTCGCGGCTCGTGGTGCGCGCGCTGCCGCCGAGCGCGACGGCGGAGGGTGACCTTCTCGCCACCGAGCTCGACAGCGCATGGCAGCGGGCCCAGCGCCGGACGGCGGCTCGCGCGTGA
- the dnaA gene encoding chromosomal replication initiator protein DnaA, with protein sequence MTTDDALSDLDQSWAHVVDRLRSMLPPSQHAFVRLTKPLGVLNGTLLIAAPSDFAKEFLETRAREEIIAALFDQLGERLSLAVTIDPSLLDADPAVEAEPEPAPEPEPAPEPVRAPAHREPSSPRHDDENLSSYRAAERAAERRGLTSADPATSGVDQARLNQAYTFDTFVTGSSNRFANAAAFAVAEAPAKAYNPLFIYGDSGLGKTHLLHAIGHYAQRLYPGVRVRYVNSEEFTNDFINSIRDDKAESFQRRYRSVDVLLIDDIQFLQGKKETMEEFFHTFNSLHNANKQVVITSDVAPKYLDGFADRMRSRFEWGLITDIQPPDLETRIAILRKKAGREQLSAPDDVLSYIGSRISTNIRELEGALIRVTAFANLNGQPVDLPLAEMVLKDLITEDGDAEITPAVIMAQTATYFGVTMDALCSADRTRVLVNARQIAMYLCRELTDLSLPKIGQIFGGRDHTTVMHADRKIRELMQKNRSTFTQVTELTNRIKQQNKA encoded by the coding sequence ATGACCACTGACGACGCACTCTCCGACCTCGACCAGAGCTGGGCTCACGTGGTCGATCGGCTGCGCAGCATGCTGCCGCCGTCGCAGCACGCCTTCGTCAGGCTCACCAAGCCGCTCGGCGTGCTGAACGGCACCCTCCTCATCGCCGCGCCGAGCGACTTCGCCAAGGAGTTCCTCGAGACGCGGGCCCGTGAGGAGATCATCGCAGCCCTGTTCGACCAGCTCGGCGAGCGGCTGTCCCTCGCCGTGACGATCGACCCGTCGCTGCTCGACGCCGATCCCGCCGTCGAGGCCGAGCCGGAGCCGGCCCCCGAGCCGGAGCCCGCGCCCGAACCCGTGCGGGCACCGGCCCACCGCGAGCCGTCGTCTCCCCGGCACGACGACGAGAACCTGTCCTCGTACCGCGCAGCCGAGCGGGCCGCCGAGCGCCGCGGCCTCACGTCGGCCGACCCGGCCACGTCGGGCGTCGACCAGGCCCGTCTCAACCAGGCCTACACGTTCGACACCTTCGTCACCGGATCGAGCAACCGTTTCGCGAACGCCGCCGCGTTCGCCGTCGCCGAGGCGCCGGCCAAGGCCTACAACCCGCTGTTCATCTACGGGGACTCCGGTCTGGGCAAGACCCACCTGCTGCACGCGATCGGTCACTACGCCCAGCGGCTCTACCCCGGGGTGCGCGTGCGCTACGTGAACTCAGAGGAGTTCACCAACGACTTCATCAACTCCATCCGCGACGACAAGGCCGAGTCCTTCCAGCGTCGCTACCGCAGCGTGGACGTCCTCCTCATCGACGACATCCAGTTCCTGCAGGGCAAGAAGGAGACGATGGAGGAGTTCTTCCACACCTTCAACTCCCTCCACAACGCCAACAAGCAGGTCGTGATCACGTCCGACGTCGCGCCCAAGTACCTGGACGGGTTCGCCGACCGGATGCGCAGCCGCTTCGAGTGGGGCCTCATCACGGACATCCAGCCGCCGGACCTGGAGACCCGCATCGCGATCCTTCGCAAGAAGGCGGGCCGGGAGCAGCTGTCCGCGCCCGACGACGTGCTGAGCTACATCGGGTCGCGCATCTCCACCAACATCCGCGAGCTCGAGGGCGCGCTCATCCGAGTGACGGCGTTCGCCAACCTCAACGGGCAGCCGGTCGACCTGCCGCTGGCCGAGATGGTGCTGAAGGACCTCATCACCGAGGACGGCGACGCCGAGATCACGCCCGCGGTGATCATGGCCCAGACCGCCACCTACTTCGGCGTCACGATGGACGCGCTGTGCAGCGCGGACCGCACCCGCGTGCTCGTCAACGCCCGTCAGATCGCGATGTACCTGTGCCGCGAGCTCACCGACCTCTCGCTCCCGAAGATCGGCCAGATCTTCGGCGGCCGCGACCACACGACGGTGATGCACGCCGATCGGAAGATCCGTGAGCTCATGCAGAAGAACCGCTCGACCTTCACCCAGGTGACCGAGCTGACGAACCGGATCAAGCAGCAGAACAAGGCCTGA